In one Perca fluviatilis chromosome 7, GENO_Pfluv_1.0, whole genome shotgun sequence genomic region, the following are encoded:
- the LOC120561626 gene encoding CHRNA7-FAM7A fusion protein-like isoform X3 has translation MQWYDHYLQWNQSEYPGVKNLRFTSDQVWTPDILLYNSAHDKFDATFKTNVLVNSSGFCEYLPPGIFLSTCNVDVRWFPFDIQRCELKFGSWTFDGWLLDIQMKEADVSGYMTNGEWDLVEVPGGRHEVFYDCCAEPYPDVTFVVTLRRRTLFYALNLLIPCVLLSTMTLVVFLLPANSGEKISLGITVLLSLTVFMLMVAEIMPATSDSVPLIGQYFASTMVIVGMSVVATVIVLQFHHHSPNSGHMPRWVHLVLLQWVPWFLRMKRPGEGVEPPLSNCQTDPQSRTLSSPTTTTTTTTIPTPVPPIHPQSLNSLQASLAQLNHPLSHPPPHRPNSQAVILPNPIHRDLSPNPHPQPNGHLLYMGFQTFQTTAELEPVPWSRTTSHGRGNSGLGGGEVEGAAGRPAGDTPIHHHLQSSKFGSPPHETPLSPDPDPSGTSSGPCGVEAGPGAGTSAAILTHSGGIRSVAVENQLQALLVEVQFLVERVKEQDRQLSLAEQWQFAAAVIDRLCLMGFSVFNIICTIAILMAAPNFGEALSKDFI, from the exons ATG CAGTGGTACGACCACTACCTCCAGTGGAACCAGTCAGAGTATCCTGGAGTTAAAAACCTCCGTTTCACTTCTGACCAGGTCTGGACACCTGACATATTGCTTTACAACAG TGCTCATGATAAGTTTGATGCCACGTTTAAGACCAACGTGCTGGTTAACTCCAGTGGCTTCTGTGAGTATCTGCCTCCAG gAATATTTCTCAGCACATGTAACGTGGATGTGCGATGGTTTCCATTCGACATCCAGCGTTGTGAACTGAAGTTTGGCTCATGGACATTTGATGGTTGGCTGCTGGACATCCAGATGAAGGAGGCAGATGTGTCAGGATACATGACCAATGGAGAGTGGGACCTAGTTG AGGTCCCTGGAGGGCGTCATGAAGTTTTCTATGACTGCTGTGCAGAGCCCTACCCTGATGTTACCTTTGTGGTGACGTTACGAAGAAGGACCTTGTTTTACGCTCTCAACCTCCTCATCCCCTGTGTGCTCCTCTCCACCATGACCCTGGTGGTCTTCCTGCTCCCCGCCAACTCAGGGGAGAAGATCAGCCTGG GCATCACGGTTCTGCTTTCTCTGACGGTCTTCATGCTAATGGTTGCAGAGATTATGCCTGCCACTTCAGATTCTGTACCTCTGATAG GGCAGTACTTTGCCAGCACCATGGTGATCGTCGGGATGTCAGTAGTGGCCACAGTCATCGTCCTTCAGTTCCATCACCACAGCCCCAACAGTGGACACATGCCACGTTGG GTGCACTTGGTTCTGCTGCAGTGGGTTCCATGGTTCCTGCGGATGAAGCGTCCAGGCGAGGGAGTGGAGCCGCCTCTTTCCAACTGCCAGACAGACCCTCAGAGCAGAACCCTGTCCTCtcctaccaccaccaccactaccaccaccATCCCCACACCAGTGCCCCCCATCCACCCTCAGAGCCTCAACTCCCTGCAGGCTAGCCTGGCTCAGCTCAACCACCCCCTGTCACACCCACCGCCCCACCGGCCCAACTCTCAGGCTGTCATCCTCCCTAATCCCATCCACAGAGATCTCAGCCCCAATCCACATCCACAGCCCAACGGCCATCTGCTTTACATGGGCTTCCAGACCTTCCAGACCACTGCAGAACTGGAGCCAGTTCCGTGGAGCAGAACCACAAGTCACGGGAGGGGTAACAGTGGACTAGGTGGAGGGGAAGTAGAGGGAGCAGCAGGCAGACCAGCTGGAGATACACCTATCCATCACCACCTCCAATCTTCCAAGTTTGGGAGCCCCCCGCATGAAACTCCACTATCCCCAGACCCTGACCCATCAGGCACATCCTCTGGACCCTGCGGCGTAGAGGCTGGGCCCGGAGCAGGGACATCAGCCGCTATACTTACCCACAGCGGTGGGATTCGATCTGTGGCAGTAGAAAACCAGCTGCAGGCTCTTCTGGTGGAGGTGCAGTTTTTAGTCGAACGCGTTAAGGAGCAGGACCGGCAGCTCAGTTTGGCAGAGCAGTGGCAGTTTGCTGCAGCTGTCATCGACCGTCTGTGCCTGATGGGATTCAGTGTTTTCAACATTATCTGTACCATTGCTATTCTCATGGCTGCACCCAACTTTGGGGAAGCACTATCAAAAGACTTCATCTga
- the LOC120561626 gene encoding neuronal acetylcholine receptor subunit alpha-7-like isoform X1 has protein sequence MWKSVALWLLILATLLRVSVQGPHQRFLLRELLRDYNPMERPVANDSQTLTVQFSFTLMQVMDVDEKNQILTTNAWLQMQWYDHYLQWNQSEYPGVKNLRFTSDQVWTPDILLYNSAHDKFDATFKTNVLVNSSGFCEYLPPGIFLSTCNVDVRWFPFDIQRCELKFGSWTFDGWLLDIQMKEADVSGYMTNGEWDLVEVPGGRHEVFYDCCAEPYPDVTFVVTLRRRTLFYALNLLIPCVLLSTMTLVVFLLPANSGEKISLGITVLLSLTVFMLMVAEIMPATSDSVPLIGQYFASTMVIVGMSVVATVIVLQFHHHSPNSGHMPRWVHLVLLQWVPWFLRMKRPGEGVEPPLSNCQTDPQSRTLSSPTTTTTTTTIPTPVPPIHPQSLNSLQASLAQLNHPLSHPPPHRPNSQAVILPNPIHRDLSPNPHPQPNGHLLYMGFQTFQTTAELEPVPWSRTTSHGRGNSGLGGGEVEGAAGRPAGDTPIHHHLQSSKFGSPPHETPLSPDPDPSGTSSGPCGVEAGPGAGTSAAILTHSGGIRSVAVENQLQALLVEVQFLVERVKEQDRQLSLAEQWQFAAAVIDRLCLMGFSVFNIICTIAILMAAPNFGEALSKDFI, from the exons ATGTGGAAGTCTGTGGCTCTTTGGCTGTTGATACTTGCGACTCTGCTCCGGG TATCAGTGCAGGGTCCTCACCAGCGGTTTCTGCTCAGGGAGCTGCTCAGGGACTACAACCCCATGGAGAGGCCGGTGGCCAACGACTCCCAGACTCTCACTGTTCAGTTCTCCTTTACTCTGATGCAGGTCATGGATGTG GATGAAAAGAACCAGATCCTCACCACGAATGCCTGGCTGCAGATG CAGTGGTACGACCACTACCTCCAGTGGAACCAGTCAGAGTATCCTGGAGTTAAAAACCTCCGTTTCACTTCTGACCAGGTCTGGACACCTGACATATTGCTTTACAACAG TGCTCATGATAAGTTTGATGCCACGTTTAAGACCAACGTGCTGGTTAACTCCAGTGGCTTCTGTGAGTATCTGCCTCCAG gAATATTTCTCAGCACATGTAACGTGGATGTGCGATGGTTTCCATTCGACATCCAGCGTTGTGAACTGAAGTTTGGCTCATGGACATTTGATGGTTGGCTGCTGGACATCCAGATGAAGGAGGCAGATGTGTCAGGATACATGACCAATGGAGAGTGGGACCTAGTTG AGGTCCCTGGAGGGCGTCATGAAGTTTTCTATGACTGCTGTGCAGAGCCCTACCCTGATGTTACCTTTGTGGTGACGTTACGAAGAAGGACCTTGTTTTACGCTCTCAACCTCCTCATCCCCTGTGTGCTCCTCTCCACCATGACCCTGGTGGTCTTCCTGCTCCCCGCCAACTCAGGGGAGAAGATCAGCCTGG GCATCACGGTTCTGCTTTCTCTGACGGTCTTCATGCTAATGGTTGCAGAGATTATGCCTGCCACTTCAGATTCTGTACCTCTGATAG GGCAGTACTTTGCCAGCACCATGGTGATCGTCGGGATGTCAGTAGTGGCCACAGTCATCGTCCTTCAGTTCCATCACCACAGCCCCAACAGTGGACACATGCCACGTTGG GTGCACTTGGTTCTGCTGCAGTGGGTTCCATGGTTCCTGCGGATGAAGCGTCCAGGCGAGGGAGTGGAGCCGCCTCTTTCCAACTGCCAGACAGACCCTCAGAGCAGAACCCTGTCCTCtcctaccaccaccaccactaccaccaccATCCCCACACCAGTGCCCCCCATCCACCCTCAGAGCCTCAACTCCCTGCAGGCTAGCCTGGCTCAGCTCAACCACCCCCTGTCACACCCACCGCCCCACCGGCCCAACTCTCAGGCTGTCATCCTCCCTAATCCCATCCACAGAGATCTCAGCCCCAATCCACATCCACAGCCCAACGGCCATCTGCTTTACATGGGCTTCCAGACCTTCCAGACCACTGCAGAACTGGAGCCAGTTCCGTGGAGCAGAACCACAAGTCACGGGAGGGGTAACAGTGGACTAGGTGGAGGGGAAGTAGAGGGAGCAGCAGGCAGACCAGCTGGAGATACACCTATCCATCACCACCTCCAATCTTCCAAGTTTGGGAGCCCCCCGCATGAAACTCCACTATCCCCAGACCCTGACCCATCAGGCACATCCTCTGGACCCTGCGGCGTAGAGGCTGGGCCCGGAGCAGGGACATCAGCCGCTATACTTACCCACAGCGGTGGGATTCGATCTGTGGCAGTAGAAAACCAGCTGCAGGCTCTTCTGGTGGAGGTGCAGTTTTTAGTCGAACGCGTTAAGGAGCAGGACCGGCAGCTCAGTTTGGCAGAGCAGTGGCAGTTTGCTGCAGCTGTCATCGACCGTCTGTGCCTGATGGGATTCAGTGTTTTCAACATTATCTGTACCATTGCTATTCTCATGGCTGCACCCAACTTTGGGGAAGCACTATCAAAAGACTTCATCTga
- the LOC120561626 gene encoding neuronal acetylcholine receptor subunit alpha-7-like isoform X2 gives MWKSVALWLLILATLLRVSVQGPHQRFLLRELLRDYNPMERPVANDSQTLTVQFSFTLMQVMDVDEKNQILTTNAWLQMWYDHYLQWNQSEYPGVKNLRFTSDQVWTPDILLYNSAHDKFDATFKTNVLVNSSGFCEYLPPGIFLSTCNVDVRWFPFDIQRCELKFGSWTFDGWLLDIQMKEADVSGYMTNGEWDLVEVPGGRHEVFYDCCAEPYPDVTFVVTLRRRTLFYALNLLIPCVLLSTMTLVVFLLPANSGEKISLGITVLLSLTVFMLMVAEIMPATSDSVPLIGQYFASTMVIVGMSVVATVIVLQFHHHSPNSGHMPRWVHLVLLQWVPWFLRMKRPGEGVEPPLSNCQTDPQSRTLSSPTTTTTTTTIPTPVPPIHPQSLNSLQASLAQLNHPLSHPPPHRPNSQAVILPNPIHRDLSPNPHPQPNGHLLYMGFQTFQTTAELEPVPWSRTTSHGRGNSGLGGGEVEGAAGRPAGDTPIHHHLQSSKFGSPPHETPLSPDPDPSGTSSGPCGVEAGPGAGTSAAILTHSGGIRSVAVENQLQALLVEVQFLVERVKEQDRQLSLAEQWQFAAAVIDRLCLMGFSVFNIICTIAILMAAPNFGEALSKDFI, from the exons ATGTGGAAGTCTGTGGCTCTTTGGCTGTTGATACTTGCGACTCTGCTCCGGG TATCAGTGCAGGGTCCTCACCAGCGGTTTCTGCTCAGGGAGCTGCTCAGGGACTACAACCCCATGGAGAGGCCGGTGGCCAACGACTCCCAGACTCTCACTGTTCAGTTCTCCTTTACTCTGATGCAGGTCATGGATGTG GATGAAAAGAACCAGATCCTCACCACGAATGCCTGGCTGCAGATG TGGTACGACCACTACCTCCAGTGGAACCAGTCAGAGTATCCTGGAGTTAAAAACCTCCGTTTCACTTCTGACCAGGTCTGGACACCTGACATATTGCTTTACAACAG TGCTCATGATAAGTTTGATGCCACGTTTAAGACCAACGTGCTGGTTAACTCCAGTGGCTTCTGTGAGTATCTGCCTCCAG gAATATTTCTCAGCACATGTAACGTGGATGTGCGATGGTTTCCATTCGACATCCAGCGTTGTGAACTGAAGTTTGGCTCATGGACATTTGATGGTTGGCTGCTGGACATCCAGATGAAGGAGGCAGATGTGTCAGGATACATGACCAATGGAGAGTGGGACCTAGTTG AGGTCCCTGGAGGGCGTCATGAAGTTTTCTATGACTGCTGTGCAGAGCCCTACCCTGATGTTACCTTTGTGGTGACGTTACGAAGAAGGACCTTGTTTTACGCTCTCAACCTCCTCATCCCCTGTGTGCTCCTCTCCACCATGACCCTGGTGGTCTTCCTGCTCCCCGCCAACTCAGGGGAGAAGATCAGCCTGG GCATCACGGTTCTGCTTTCTCTGACGGTCTTCATGCTAATGGTTGCAGAGATTATGCCTGCCACTTCAGATTCTGTACCTCTGATAG GGCAGTACTTTGCCAGCACCATGGTGATCGTCGGGATGTCAGTAGTGGCCACAGTCATCGTCCTTCAGTTCCATCACCACAGCCCCAACAGTGGACACATGCCACGTTGG GTGCACTTGGTTCTGCTGCAGTGGGTTCCATGGTTCCTGCGGATGAAGCGTCCAGGCGAGGGAGTGGAGCCGCCTCTTTCCAACTGCCAGACAGACCCTCAGAGCAGAACCCTGTCCTCtcctaccaccaccaccactaccaccaccATCCCCACACCAGTGCCCCCCATCCACCCTCAGAGCCTCAACTCCCTGCAGGCTAGCCTGGCTCAGCTCAACCACCCCCTGTCACACCCACCGCCCCACCGGCCCAACTCTCAGGCTGTCATCCTCCCTAATCCCATCCACAGAGATCTCAGCCCCAATCCACATCCACAGCCCAACGGCCATCTGCTTTACATGGGCTTCCAGACCTTCCAGACCACTGCAGAACTGGAGCCAGTTCCGTGGAGCAGAACCACAAGTCACGGGAGGGGTAACAGTGGACTAGGTGGAGGGGAAGTAGAGGGAGCAGCAGGCAGACCAGCTGGAGATACACCTATCCATCACCACCTCCAATCTTCCAAGTTTGGGAGCCCCCCGCATGAAACTCCACTATCCCCAGACCCTGACCCATCAGGCACATCCTCTGGACCCTGCGGCGTAGAGGCTGGGCCCGGAGCAGGGACATCAGCCGCTATACTTACCCACAGCGGTGGGATTCGATCTGTGGCAGTAGAAAACCAGCTGCAGGCTCTTCTGGTGGAGGTGCAGTTTTTAGTCGAACGCGTTAAGGAGCAGGACCGGCAGCTCAGTTTGGCAGAGCAGTGGCAGTTTGCTGCAGCTGTCATCGACCGTCTGTGCCTGATGGGATTCAGTGTTTTCAACATTATCTGTACCATTGCTATTCTCATGGCTGCACCCAACTTTGGGGAAGCACTATCAAAAGACTTCATCTga
- the adar gene encoding double-stranded RNA-specific adenosine deaminase has translation MSRGRGGPYKEHYHRHPPPDFQAKENYYRPGPPSLYPRAGPQQSPYPSYYNSPARPVVPIQLPPAPSLTPSAPPIPKHNKVVSKPEALYNSHNQNHGPYPGPNSFQYQQVEFLRGHRSEAPQFIASLRGGGVGAVPDRQASSSYQPQSGYNRYPYPDSSPRGRGGPSQDQSFVYSGATQGTPGPRHLNHNQLQGTNHSSNRQRRVQTDSLSDNFQSLSLHRDRPNRVRERFGRHSASSSSANSSFTKVNITLTSDIQDQVHRALAALKPSESICAKFLAKKLRLPKTIVNKALYSLERSQKASKQGLHPPEWSLYREPLGGEGDQNSKVQIPPSHLCVSSGHPPVPEAKVELKTETAESRGQGKEEDSDTESSSSHCSSSESSDSEESQSPAKGQLQETQHPSTTSSPDPELALPTMAEQKELVLQYLLASGEATSLVIAKNLGLRSAKQVNPTLYSLEKQGEVIKNSEAHPPTWELSTHRRERMERSIKAAKSNRAEGNWMKEEPRDEKGGGSVFLPSPPLPPIPGLEPLPLPEGWMPEQSHSEASQSSLLPAFLTSCKDEETNEGQWANDDIPEFLNAIRKETDAGKLAAEKVNSVGTIAVSLAAPPPQNLWAKLQEVRLKNPVSGLMEYAQYLGQNCEFLLLDQSGPSHDPRFRMQVMLNGRLFPVAEASSKKVAKKDAAAGTLRILIAEMQGGSSTGNEGNTAGVDQVMDLLPDNSAPSEGTGGLFGTSVEGMGTVEGPRQPLSRSLPGGKNPVSVLMEYSQRSGNPIEFIITGQAGPPHDPRFMYRVKVGESLFAEASAPSKKAARQLAAEEAVKELMADGRLQLNKPQLPLGSSSDSDGSGSGTTCPSLPPLTADELRAAHEAGVGDLINHLNNNAVSGLLEYARARGFAAEIRLVGQSGPPHEPKFTYQAKLGGRWFPPVCASNKKQGKQEAADAALRVLIGEAERAARTGELIPAELPVSGSTLHDQIAMLSHQRFNALTTRIQHSLLGRKILATIVMRRGEGLGTVVSLGTGNRCVKGEELSLKGDTVNDCHAEIISRRGFVRFLYIELLKHCDGTDDSIFDQAEKDKLKIKSDITFHLYISTAPCGDGALFDKSCSESGDDVEGHQPLFENAKQGKLRTKVENGEGTIPVESSAIVPTWDGIQHGERLRTMSCSDKILRWNVLGLQGALLSHFLHPVYLKSITLGYLYSHGHLTRAVCCRLARDGEAFTQSLPPPFMLNHPEVGRVSVYDSTRHTGKTKESSVNWSFPDQHSVEVLDGTKGKLDGNKLSVSRVSKSNLFGLFRSLCQRCGRVDLLGLPSYSQAKLSATSFQIAKQQFFRALSSHGYGAWIGKPLEEKSFESGEGKNGTGVPVGYGSSRNGKQEEA, from the exons ATGAGCAGAGGTAGAGGAGGGCCTTACAAAGAACACTACCACAGACATCCACCACCTGATTTCCAGGCCAAGGAGAATTACTATAGACCTGGCCCACCCTCACTCTATCCTAGAGCTGGCCCACAGCAGAGTCCATATCCAAGTTACTACAACAGCCCTGCCCGTCCTGTAGTGCCCATACAGCTGCCCCCAGCTCCTTCTCTCACCCCCTCTGCTCCACCCATACCAAAGCACAATAAAGTGGTTTCTAAACCAGAGGCCCTTTACAATTCGCATAATCAGAATCACGGTCCTTATCCTGGTCCCAATTCCTTTCAGTACCAACAGGTTGAGTTCCTGAGAGGACATCGCTCTGAGGCACCACAGTTCATAGCCAGTTTACGCGGAGGGGGAGTGGGAGCGGTACCTGACAGGCAGGCTAGTTCCTCTTACCAGCCCCAGTCAGGGTACAATAGATATCCATACCCTGACAGCAGCCCAAGGGGTAGAGGGGGTCCTAGTCAAGATCAGAGTTTTGTATACTCAGGAGCCACGCAAGGCACCCCAGGTCCTCGACACCTAAATCACAACCAGTTACAAGGTACAAACCACAGCTCCAACAGACAACGGCGTGTGCAAACAGACTCTCTGAGTGACAATTTTCAGAGTTTGTCCCTTCATCGAGACAGGCCCAACAGAGTAAGAGAAAGGTTTGGCAGACATTCTGCATCCAGCAGCTCTGCAAATTCGAGCTTTACTAAAGTTAACATCACTCTCACTTCTGACATCCAGGACCAGGTTCACAGGGCTTTGGCTGCTTTGAAACCAAGTGAGAGTATCTGTGCAAAATTCTTAGCCAAAAAACTGCGTCTGCCTAAAACGATAGTCAACAAGGCTCTCTACTCTTTGGAGCGCTCCCAGAAAGCCTCCAAGCAAGGACTACACCCTCCCGAGTGGAGTCTTTACAGAGAACCTCTCGGAGGCGAGGGAGATCAAAACTCTAAAGTACAAATTCCACCTTCCCATCTGTGTGTCAGCTCAGGACACCCTCCAGTTCCTGAAGCCAAGGTTGAGctaaaaacagaaacagcagaAAGCAGGGGACAAGGCAAAGAAGAGGACTCTGACACAGAATCCAGTTCATCTCACTGCTCCTCTTCAGAGTCATCTGACTCTGAAGAATCCCAATCACCAGCGAAAGGTCAGCTCCAGGAGACGCAACATCCCAGCACTACCAGCTCCCCAGATCCAGAACTTGCGCTTCCCACAATGGCGGAACAAAAGGAGCTAGTTCTGCAGTACCTTCTGGCATCGGGGGAGGCAACATCTCTTGTAATAGCCAAGAATCTGGGTCTTAGGAGTGCAAAGCAGGTTAATCCCACCCTTTACTCGCTGGAGAAGCAAGGTGAAGTTATTAAGAATAGTGAAGCTCACCCCCCCACCTGGGAACTCTCCACCCACCGCAGAGAGAGGATGGAAAGGAGCATTAAAGCCGCAAAGAGCAACCGTGCTGAGGGGAATTGGATGAAGGAGGAACCCAGAGATGAGAAGGGAGGAGGGTCTGTCTTTCTGCCATCGCCTCCACTACCACCAATACCAGGCCTTGAGCCACTGCCACTCCCAGAGGGTTGGATGCCAGAGCAAAGTCATAGTGAAGCG TCCCAATCCTCCCTCCTGCCCGCCTTCCTTACCTCATGCAAAGATGAAGAGACCAACGAAGGACAGTGGGCCAATGACGACATCCCAGAATTCCTCAATGCCATTCGCAAAGAGACAGATGCTGGGAAACTGGCAGCAGAGAAGGTGAACTCTGTGGGAACTATAGCTGTGTCGCTGGCTGCTCCACCTCCCCAGAACCTGTGGGCCAAATTGCAGGAGGTGAGGCTGAAGAACCCCGTCAGCGGCCTCATGGAGTATGCCCAGTATCTGGGCCAGAACTGTGAGTTCCTGCTCCTCGACCAGTCTGGACCCTCTCATGACCCGAG ATTTCGTATGCAGGTAATGCTCAACGGGAGGCTGTTTCCTGTCGCAGAAGCTTCTAGTAAGAAGGTTGCAAAAAAAGACGCTGCTGCGGGCACCCTCCGTATTCTCATCGCAGAAATGCAGGGAGGGTCAAGCACGGGGAACGAGGGTAATACTGCCGGTGTGGACCAAGTGATGGATCTACTCCCAGACAACAGT GCGCCATCTGAAGGCACGGGGGGACTTTTTGGGACTAGTGTGGAAGGGATGGGGACAGTGGAGGGACCTCGCCAGCCACTGTCCCGCTCTCTGCCTGGTGGGAAGAATCCGGTGTCTGTCCTCATGGAGTACAGCCAGCGCAGCGGCAACCCCATTGAATTCATCATCACTGGGCAGGCAGGCCCACCACATGACCCAAG GTTCATGTACAGGGTGAAGGTCGGAGAGAGCCTGTTTGCAGAGGCCTCAGCTCCAAGCAAGAAAGCAGCCCGCCAGCTGGCAGCAGAGGAGGCCGTCAAAGAATTAATGGCTGATGGGAGACTGCAGCTCAACAAG CCCCAGTTGCCCCTGGGCTCCTCCAGTGATAGTGATGGCAGTGGTTCTGGGACTACATGTCCCTCTTTGCCTCCTCTGACTGCAGATGAGTTGCGAGCAGCACACGAGGCAGGGGTTGGAGACCTCATTAACCACCTGAACAACAATGCCGTGTCGGGTCTTCTGGAGTACGCTAGAGCCCGGGGCTTTGCCGCTGAGATCCGACTGGTGGGCCAGTCTGGGCCACCACATGAGCCTAA GTTCACCTACCAGGCCAAGCTGGGCGGACGCTGGTTCCCGCCAGTGTGTGCATCCAACAAGAAGCAGggaaaacaggaagcagcagatGCTGCTCTACGGGTTCTGATTGGAGAGGCCGAGAGGGCAGCCCGCACTGGGGAGCTTATCCCAGCTGAG CTTCCAGTGAGTGGCAGCACTTTGCATGACCAGATAGCAATGTTGAGTCACCAGCGTTTCAACGCCCTGACCACACGTATCCAGCACAGCCTTCTGGGACGCAAGATTCTGGCCACCATCGTCatgaggaggggggagggcCTGGGGACTGTTGTCAGCCTGGGAACTG gaAATCGCTGTGTTAAAGGGGAGGAACTGAGCCTTAAAGGGGACACTGTTAATGATTGCCACGCTGAAATCATCTCCAGAAGGGGATTTGTTCG GTTTCTGTACATTGAGCTGCTCAAGCACTGTGATGGCACAGACGACAGTATATTTGACCAAGCGGAGAAAGACAAACTGAAAATCAAATCTGACATCACCTTTCACCTCTACATCAG CACGGCACCTTGTGGGGATGGTGCTCTATTTGACAAGTCATGCAGTGAGTCAGGGGACGATGTCGAGGGCCATCAGCCTCTGTTTGAGAATGCTAAGCAGGGCAAGCTCCGCACCAAAGTGGAGAATG gCGAGGGCACCATCCCAGTGGAGTCAAGTGCCATTGTCCCTACCTGGGACGGCATCCAGCACGGTGAGAGGCTGCGAACCATGAGTTGCAGTGATAAGATTCTGCGTTGGAACGTGTTGGGTCTGCAGGGGGCACTGCTCTCCCATTTCCTGCATCCCGTCTACCTGAAGTCCATCACGCTTG GCTACCTGTACAGCCACGGGCACCTCACACGTGCTGTTTGCTGTCGGCTGGCCAGAGATGGTGAAGCATTCACCCAAagtctccctcctcccttcatGCTAAATCACCCAGag GTGGGCAGGGTGAGTGTGTACGACTCCACGCGGCACACGGGCAAGACCAAGGAGTCCAGCGTCAACTGGAGCTTTCCAGACCAGCACAGTGTAGAGGTACTGGACGGGACCAAAGGCAAACTGGATGG GAACAAACTGAGTGTATCCAGGGTGTCCAAGTCCAACCTGTTCGGTCTGTTCCGCTCTCTGTGCCAGCGGTGTGGCCGCGTTGACCTCCTCGGCCTGCCCTCCTACTCTCAGGCTAAGCTGTCGGCCACGTCCTTCCAGATAGCCAAGCAGCAGTTCTTCCGAGCTCTCAGCAGCCACGGTTACGGCGCCTGGATCGGCAAGCCGCTGGAAGAGAAGAGCTTTGAGTCAGGGGAGGGGAAAAATGGAACGGGTGTTCCTGTGGGATATGGCAGCAGTAGAAACGGCAAGCAAGAGGAGGCATAG